In Streptomyces sp. SN-593, a single genomic region encodes these proteins:
- a CDS encoding MarR family winged helix-turn-helix transcriptional regulator: MAGTLERELTVLFRRARAASGELAREVHPGLEAAAYGLLVRLHEAEPERATDLAAYFGVGKATMSRQLRAMEQLGLVARDPDPADGRAYLMRLTDEGRERFARVRRARRERYLGQLAAWDPRDVAELARLLHRLNATQSG; this comes from the coding sequence GTGGCGGGCACCCTGGAGCGCGAGTTGACCGTGCTCTTCCGCCGGGCCCGGGCCGCGTCCGGCGAACTGGCCCGCGAGGTGCACCCGGGTCTGGAGGCCGCCGCCTACGGCCTGCTGGTCCGGCTGCACGAGGCCGAACCCGAGCGGGCCACCGACCTGGCGGCGTACTTCGGCGTGGGCAAGGCCACCATGAGCCGCCAGCTACGGGCGATGGAGCAACTGGGGCTGGTCGCCCGCGACCCCGACCCCGCCGACGGCCGCGCCTACCTGATGCGGCTGACCGACGAGGGCCGGGAGCGCTTCGCCCGGGTGCGCCGCGCGCGCCGCGAGCGCTACCTGGGCCAGCTCGCCGCCTGGGACCCCCGGGACGTCGCCGAACTCGCCCGGCTGCTGCACCGCCTCAACGCCACCCAGTCCGGCTGA
- a CDS encoding lysozyme → MSHGVLSVVHGTGSARTRLAVLVGLIVSLLTLAFTAPGAAHAAAATGSAAGAGHLTHPELDWMGSTVPAHEGSDTSGSAGSGAVTPMATQTLGMDVSGYQGSVNWATTWANGGRFAYVKATESTTYTNPDFAQQYNGSYNVGMIRGSYHFATPDTSAGATQADYFIAHGGGWSADGKTLPGALDIEYNPYGATCYGLSQASMVSWIHAFANEYHAREGVYPVIYSTYDWWSTCTGNNSGFATTSPFWIAKYSTSAGTLPAGYGYYTFWQHADSGTFPGDQDYFNGDLSRLQALALG, encoded by the coding sequence ATGTCCCACGGAGTCCTCTCCGTCGTGCACGGCACCGGCTCGGCAAGAACCCGGCTGGCGGTTCTCGTCGGCCTGATCGTCTCCCTGCTCACCCTGGCGTTCACCGCGCCCGGAGCGGCCCATGCGGCGGCCGCGACGGGTTCGGCGGCGGGCGCCGGCCACCTGACCCACCCGGAACTGGACTGGATGGGCTCCACCGTCCCGGCCCACGAGGGCTCGGACACGAGCGGCTCCGCCGGCTCCGGCGCCGTCACCCCGATGGCCACCCAGACCCTCGGCATGGACGTGTCCGGCTACCAGGGCAGCGTCAACTGGGCCACCACGTGGGCGAACGGCGGCAGGTTCGCCTACGTCAAGGCCACCGAGAGCACCACCTACACCAACCCCGACTTCGCCCAGCAGTACAACGGCTCGTACAACGTCGGGATGATCCGCGGGTCCTACCACTTCGCCACGCCGGACACCTCCGCCGGCGCGACGCAGGCCGACTACTTCATCGCCCACGGCGGCGGCTGGTCGGCCGACGGAAAGACCCTGCCGGGCGCGCTGGACATCGAGTACAACCCCTACGGCGCGACCTGCTACGGCCTCAGCCAGGCGAGCATGGTGAGCTGGATCCACGCCTTCGCGAACGAGTACCACGCGCGTGAGGGCGTCTACCCGGTGATCTACTCCACCTACGACTGGTGGTCGACCTGCACCGGCAACAACAGCGGCTTCGCCACCACCAGCCCGTTCTGGATCGCGAAGTACTCCACCAGCGCCGGCACCCTGCCGGCCGGCTACGGCTACTACACGTTCTGGCAGCACGCCGACTCCGGCACCTTCCCCGGCGACCAGGACTACTTCAACGGCGACCTGAGCCGCCTTCAGGCCCTCGCCCTGGGCTGA
- a CDS encoding protein phosphatase 2C domain-containing protein, giving the protein MRIETATEPGTAGVPNEDFAAVALPASGAGGAVVVLDGVTPPPDNGGCVHSVPWFTARLGGALLELLTARRDVAPADCLAEAIARTAHAHRDTCDLSHQLTPQATVVLARWNAADVEYLVLSDSALLVEDTAGVVTAVLDDRIDRLRAQGLRLAPLRNQEGGFFTAAADPSVAGRAVTGRLPRADVTALAVLTDGAARAVEHYRVDDWAGTFALLRKAGPERLFARVRALEAEQPPPGKQHDDATAVLVEL; this is encoded by the coding sequence ATGCGGATCGAGACGGCGACCGAGCCCGGAACGGCGGGCGTGCCCAACGAGGACTTCGCGGCGGTGGCGCTCCCGGCGTCCGGCGCCGGCGGGGCGGTGGTGGTCCTGGACGGGGTGACGCCCCCGCCGGACAACGGCGGCTGCGTGCACTCGGTGCCCTGGTTCACCGCGCGGCTGGGCGGGGCGCTGCTCGAACTGCTCACCGCCCGGCGTGACGTGGCGCCGGCGGACTGCCTGGCGGAGGCGATCGCGCGGACCGCGCACGCGCACCGGGACACCTGTGATCTTTCTCACCAACTGACTCCGCAGGCCACGGTGGTCCTCGCCCGCTGGAACGCGGCGGATGTGGAGTACCTGGTGCTGTCCGACTCGGCGCTGCTGGTGGAGGACACCGCAGGGGTGGTGACGGCGGTCCTGGACGACCGGATCGACCGGCTGCGCGCGCAGGGGCTGCGGCTGGCGCCGCTGCGGAACCAGGAGGGCGGTTTCTTCACGGCGGCGGCCGACCCGTCGGTGGCGGGCCGCGCGGTGACCGGCCGGCTGCCGCGCGCGGACGTCACCGCGCTGGCCGTGCTCACCGACGGCGCGGCACGCGCGGTGGAGCACTACCGGGTGGACGACTGGGCCGGCACCTTCGCGCTGCTGCGCAAGGCGGGCCCGGAGCGGCTGTTCGCCCGGGTCCGCGCGCTGGAGGCGGAGCAGCCGCCGCCCGGCAAGCAGCACGACGACGCGACGGCCGTCCTGGTGGAGCTCTGA